AATAATCACCGCTAAACTCTTCAAGCTTTGTCTTTTTAACTAGACCTTTCTTAGAAATAAACAATACTTCAACAGAATTAGTAAAATCTTTAACTCCTAGTACATTCAACACCTTAATATTTGAGTCATTATTAAGAAGACCAATTAAATTAAGCCCTTCTTCCTTTAGGCTGCTAAATATATTTGCGGAAATATTTATTACACTTCCGTTATCTAAGAATATTAAAAGCTTTTCGTTAGTATTTGTAAATACTCCTTTTTCTTTCTTAGTTATATTTCTTCTGCTAGCAACTTGTCTTACAATACCATCTTCATTAATTGCCAGGAAAAATTCCTTATATTCATATGAAGATACAAATTCAGCATCAATAATTTCTTCTTTTGTTGGAAGCTGAACTAAGGATGTTGAAGCTATATTTCTGTCAGCAGACTCAATATTTGGCTCCAATACTGTAAAGTAAAGCCCTTGTTTGGTGGTAAGCTTTATAAATTTTTCTTCTCTTTCTTTCTCAACAAAGTTGACCTTGATTAGAGTCTCATCTTCCTTCACTCTCAAAGCAACAAGCTTTGTATATGCAGAAATAAATTTATCAACGGAAGTCTTCTTCATGTTTCCTTTGCTGGTTATAAAGATAAAATCCTTAGGAATTGATAAATCTTCAACAGAATAAACTGAAATTATTTTTTCTAAGCTCAAATCTAGTCCTCTTATTATAGCATCCAGTCTTTCACCTTTTTCCTTCCACCTAAACTCCGGAATAGCCGTTCCCTTAAGCTGATACATATTTCCCTTATCAGTGAAAAATAAGACAGTATGCTTTGTGTTGGATTCAAACAAGAATTTGTTGAAATCTCCTTCTCTAAAATCTATATCTTCAACATTGCTGTTGGACCTATTATAGGATTTTAAGGGAACCCTTTTTATATATCCTTCATTAGAAAGAGTCACTACAGTATCTTCAACTATTATAAGCTCTTCGATATCAATCTTTGCCTCTTCATCATTTTCAATAACCTCAGTCCGTCTAGCATCGCCATACTTTTCTTTAACCTCAGTAAGCTCAGCTCTTATAACCTTTAAAAGTTCCTTTTCGCTTTCAAGAATTTTTCTTAATCTCTTTATTTCCTTTTCAAGCTCCCTATGCTCCTTTTCAAAGGCCTTTATCTCAAGCCCTGTAAGTCTATAAAGCATAAGTTCTACTATGGCTTGAGCTTGGACTTCAGTAAATCCAAAAGTGTTCATCAAATTGAGTTCCGAGTCCTTCTTAGACTTTGAAGCCCTGATAACAGCTATAATTTCATCTAAAATATCAATAGCCTTAATAAAGCCTTCAACAATATGAAATCTCTTTTCGGCAATTTGAAGTTCTCTTTGAGTTCTTCTTGTTACTACCTCTCTTTGGTGGTTCACATAATGCATAAGCATTGTTTTAAGCCCCATAGTTGCAGGCTTTCCATTTGCAAGCGCAACCATGTTAAAGCTTACATTAGACTGCAAATCTGTCTTTTTGTATAGATATTTAAGAAGCTTTTCTGCGCCTTCCATATCTACTACTTTTTTTAGTTCAATAACAGCTCTTATACCATTTCTGTCAGATTCGTCTCTTATATCTGTTATTGCTTCTAAGGCTTTAGCATGCCTTTTATCGTCTGTCATTTCTGATATAGTCTGTAAAAGCTTTGCTTTAGACTTTCTATAAGGGAATTCTGTGATTACTATTCCTAGTCTTCCATTTTCCAGCTTTTCTATATAAGCCTTAGCTCTTAAAGTAACCTTTCCTTCTCCAGTTTCATAGGCAGAAAGCAAGGAATTTTTCCCTATGATTATTCCGCCTGTAGGTAGATCCGGACCCTTTATATATTGAAGCAGATCATTTGTTGTTATATTATTATTGTCAATATAAGCTAAAGCTCCATCTATGACTTCGTTTAAATTATGAGGAGGTATGTTTGTAGCTAGTCCAACAGCTATGCCAAAAGCACCATTAACCAAAAGGTTTGGATATCTACTCGGAAGCACCTTTGGTTCAAGTTCAGTACCTGAGTAGTTTTCCATCATATCAACTACATCTTTATCCATATCCCTGATCATTTCCATAGCTAACTTAGTTAACCTTGCCTCGGTATAACGCATTGCAGCAGCACTGTCTCCATCTTGACTTCCCCAGTTTCCATGTCCGTCTATAAGAGGTTTTCTTGTAGAGAAGTCCTGAGCAAGTATGACCATGGCTTCATAGACCGAAGAGTCCCCATGGGGGTGAAATTTACCTAGTATATCTCCAACAATTCTCGCTGACTTATAATAAGGCTTATCTGGAAAAGCCTTAAGCATATATGCTCCATATATAATTCTTCTGTGTACAGGCTTTAAGCCATCTCTTGCATCTGGAAGGGCTCTGTCTTTTGCAACCTCTACAGCATAAGGAAGATAATTCTCAGGCATAGCCTCTTCTATCGGAACCTTGACTATATTACCGTCCTTTGGGATATCTATCTTTTTAGCCATCCTTTAATCCTCCTTTAAAATTCAGCATACTTGTACATATAATTTTTCCTAGGCTCAACTACATCACCCATTAACAGTGACACCATCTTCTCAGCCTTTGCAGCATCTTCTATAGTAACCTGCTGAAGAGTTCTGGTTTCGGGATTTAAGGTTGTATCCCAAAGCTGGTCTGCATTCATTTCTCCAAGCCCCTTATACCTTTGTATAAGAGCACCTTTTCCTATTTGCTTTTTCACTGCTTCAAGCTCGTCATCACTATAAGCATACTTAGCAACTTCACCTTTTTTTTCAGTCTTGTATACCTTATATAGTGGAGGTGAAGCCAAATATAAATGACCTTTTTCTATAAGTGGTCTCATGTATCTGTATAAATAAGTCATCCACAGAGTTCTAATATGGTACCCGTCCACGTCTGCATCACTCATTATTATTATTTTGTCGTACTTTAATTCTTCTTCCCTATAGTTATCCAAGATTCCAGTACCAACAGCCGTGTTGAATATTTTAAGTTCTTCGCTGCTTAGAACATTCTCAAGCTTTTGCTTTTCTGTATTCATAATTTTACCTTTAGAAGGCATTATAGTCTGAAACCGTCTGTCTCTAGCCTGTTTCGCACTTCCGCCAGCTGAATCTCCCTCAACTACTATAAATTCACAAAGGGATTGATCTCTTAAAGTACATACTGCTATTTTACCAGCAAGAGGTGCTGTTCCTCTCCCTACTTTTTTCTTTTCAGCCTCATTTATCTTCTTGATTTTTTCTCTTCTTGCAGCAGCTTCCAGGGCATTATTTATAAACATCGCCGCCGTGTCTTTATTATCTTCAATCCACTCTGAAAATTTTGTATAGGCTAAGTCATTCATCATAGTATAAGCTTCATTGTTTCCAAGCTTATTTTTTGTCTGCCCTTCAAAAATTGGATTGCTTATTTTAACTCTGATAATAGCAGTTAAACCTTCTCTTAGATCATCACCTTCAAATTCCTTATCCTTTTCTTTGAGAAGATTAAGCTTTTTAGCCCATTCCTTAAAAGCTCTCGTCATGCCTGTCTTAAATCCGCTTTCATGAGTTCCAGCATCACGGGTAGGTATGTTATTAACATAGCTTAAAATATATTCACTTGTTGAATCGGTAAACTGCATGCACACTTCCCCATAAAGGTTGAGTCCATTTATTTCTCTTTCACCCTCAAATATTATTGGAATTTCGTGAATAACTGTTTTACTCTCATTTATATATTTTATAAAATCCAGTAATCCATTTTCTGAATGATATTCTTTAATTAATTGTTCTTCGCCTCTATCATCTATTAAAACAAGAGTTATACCTTTATTTTGAAAAGCAAGCTCTTGAAGTCTTTCATCTATAATTTCAAACTTAAACTCGATAGTAGAAAAGACATCTTTTTCTGCCTTAAAAGTTACCCTGGTACCTGTTTCTTTAGTTTTTCCTATCACCTCAAGTTGCGTTACTGCTGTTCCAGGCATATTCCTTTTTAATTGCTTATCATAAGCATACTCAAATCTCTGTCTGTGTACTTGTCCATTCTGATAAACCTCAACTTCGAGCCACTCAGATAAAGCATTTACAACTGCTGCACCAACTCCGTGAAGTCCTCCAGAAGTCTTATAATTCTTATTATCGAACTTTCCACCTGTGTGAAGTTCAGTAAAAACCATTTCCACTCCTGATTTCTTTTTAACAGGATGTATTCCAGTTGGAATCCCTCTTCCATTATCTATAACCGTTGCGCTCTTATCTTTATTTAATTTAATCGTTACTTTATCTCCATAGCCATTTGATATCTCATCAATAGCGTTGTCTAAAATCTCCCAAAGACAATGATGAAGTCCCTTGGATCCAGTAGAGCCTATATACATTCCCGGTCTCACTCGCACGGGTTCAAGCTTCTCTAAGGAAGTTAAGTCTGTGACATCATAGGAACCTTTAACCTTACTATTATCTTCCATGCTATTTTCTCCTTTAAAACTGTATGTACAAGAAAATAATCATATACCATCCCATATTATTTCCCTGTTATAAATTTAATATGATTTTACGAAAATGTAAAGCAAAACCTAAAGAACATGTGTTCTATTGTATAGTATTATATAATATAAAGCAATAGGCAATCAATGCTTTAGCACTGATTGCCCTTATAAGTTAAGGTGTTTTTAATTCTTTTGAATACATATCATACATTTGCTGTGCATCCTGTATATTTATCTTACCATCCAGAAATTTTCTATATAGAAAATAAAAATCTGTATTTAAATCTGAATTCATGGTTTTTGTTTCATTCATCTTTTCCTTTATTAGATCCGCTAGAACAGTCCTATTGTTTTTAGTGTCCTGGTCAATATATTCTATTATTTTATGTATTTTTTCTTTAATAAAGTAATCTGCACAATATACTTCAATTTCATTTAAATCCATACGAATTTTTTCTATAAGTCTTATATATACACTTTCTAAATCTTCTTTCTCCATAGCTACACCTACTTCTACTTTTATAATATATGGAATTTATACAACTCGTCTAATAGTTTTATACGTCTATATTTTTTAAAATAGGGGGGTAGCAAATAATTAAAAACAAAAAGACTTGCATCTCAAAATTATGATACAAGTCTTTTTTTCTACATTGCTGCTTCAGATTCTATTTCATTATTATATGCTATTAAATTAAGTTCTTTTTCTGAATTAGCTACAATCACAGTACCTACAGCATCTCCAGTTACATTTACTACTGTTCTCATCATGTCAAGGATTCTATCAATACTCAATATTATCGGAATACCTTCAACTGGTATTCCAACCTGAAGAAGCACCATTGAAAGCATAACCATTCCTGCTCCCGGAACACCTGCTGTACCTATTGAAGCTAAAGTTGCAGTAAGGATAATCATAAGCATAGATTGAAAATTAAGATTAACTCCGTAGAGTTGAGCTAAAAATATAGTTGCAACTCCCTGCATTATTGCTGTACCGTCCATGTTAACAGTTGCACCAAAAGGGATTGTAAAACTTGCAATGGGCTTTGGAACACCAAGCTTTTTCTCGCACACCTCCAGGTTTATTGGTATCGTTGCATTACTGCTGGAAGTTGAAAAGGCTACTGTCATTACTGGCCAGAACTTTTTGAAGAAATAAATAGGATTAACCTTTCCAAGCACCCTAAGAAAAATACCATATACAAACACAACTTGTACTATCAATCCAAGTACAATAGTTAAAGCGTATTTTATTAGTGGAAGCAGTACTGCTATACCTTGAAACATAATAACATTTGAGATTAGAGCAAAAACACCTATTGGAGCTGTTACCATTATTAATCCTATAATTTTTAATAGTACTTCATTAATTTGATTTATAGTATTAAATAATGGCTTTGTTTTTTCTCCAAGCATAGTCATTGCAATTCCAAATATTATGGCAAAAAATATTATTTGCAGCATATCTCCTTTAACTAGAGATTCAATAGGATTTGTTGGTATCATGTTTGTAAAAATATCCATAACAAATGGAGCTTGCACAGCTTTAAACTCCTTGCCCATAGCAGCAAGGCTAGTGCCTATTCCTGGATCTATTAGATTAGCTAAAATTAGAGCTAAAGATACTGCAGCAGCAGTTGTAGCAAGGTAAAAAACAAATATTTTACCTCCTACCCTGCCGAGTTTTCTTATGTCCCCTATACTAGCCGCACCACAAATTAAAGAACAAAGTACAAGAGGTACCACAAGCATTTTTATTCCATTTATAAACATTTTGCCAAGCGGTACCAACACCCACTTGCTTACCTCATTATTAAAGGGTAAGGGGAAAAACGCATTAGCAATAACCCCAAAGATAATACCGAATATTAGTGCAAAAAGAATTTGATGCGTCAAAGATATTTTTTTCATTCAAAGCAGCCCCCTATGAATTATTTTATTTTTATAATTGCATTTTGTGATATTATTTTAGCATATTAAAGGTGTACTTTCAATAATTTTATTTAAGTATTGAATTATTTAATTTTGTATAATTCATTTTTCAAAAACTTCCCAACCATTCTTCCTATTAATAATCATCAAAATTAAAAAAGAGATATGTTCTTCTTGCTAAAACATATCTCTTTTTTATCATTATTAATATTAAATTAACTCAGTATATCTCTTTATTTTTTGTAGATCACCGTACCGCTAGCTTGATGAGTTGGAGTAACTGTAATTTCACAGATTTGAACATGTTCTGGTACAGTGGCAGCATAAAGCGCTACATCCGCAATATCTTCAGCACTAAGAGCCTTGATTCCATCATATACTTTTGTGGCTCTTTCCTCGTCCCCATGGAATCTAACTACGCTGAAATTAGTCTCTACCATTCCAGGTTGTATATTTGTTACCTTAATTGGGGTATGAACTAAATCCATTCTCAAGCCATCACTAATAAATTTAACTGCAGCTTTAGTAGCACAATACACAGCGCCATTAGGATAAGCTTGAACTCCTGCTATTGAACCTATGTTTATTACGTGCCCTCTCTGGTTTTCAACCATGCTTGGAACTACTTTCCTAGTTAAATATAAAAGTCCTTTTACGTTTGTATCAATCATTTCATCAAAATCATCAAGGCTTCCTTCCTGAACCTTTTCAAGTCCCAAAGCAAGTCCTGCGTTATTTATCAATATGTTTATATTTCTCAATTCTGATGGAATGCTATCAAATACCTTATCTACTGCTTTTCTGTCCCTAATATCCAGTTCATATGTATAAACCATATTCCCATACTTGCTCTCAAGCTCAGCCTTTAACAAGTTAAGCTTTTTAAAATTTCTAGCACAAAGCAGCAGTACTGCACCTTCCTTTGCGAACTTTTTAGCCATAGCTTCTCCTAATCCACTGCTGGCGCCACTAATAAAAACTATCTTATCTTTCAACATTTCTACCCCTCCTGTAATTGTTAGAAGCTCATAAAGATTGTTATTTTCTACATTTTATTTTAAAAATTTCTTATAAATAATTATAACTCATATTTTTTAACTTTACATTATTCTTTTTCCTTGAACTGCAAAAATCTAATAGTTACAATAGTAGTAAGCGTTTCGTATTTTCATCTATTATTATAACTAACTTGTTGAGGTATAACATGATTAATTTATTAAAAGGCCTTGTTAATAATCTAAGCTATATAATAATTATAGCTTTTATAATCTCAAACTTATCTGTATTTAAAAAAATTATACAAAAGAACGAATTCGGAAAGGTAGAACTTATTATATTATCTGCAATTTTTTCTGTATTTGGAATACTAGGAACTTATTCAGGAACAGACGTATATGGCGCAATAGCTAATACAAGGATTATAGGAATAATGGCTGGCGGCATATTGTGCGGACCTTTTGTAGGCATCGTTTCCGGAGTAGTCGCGGGTCTTCATAGATTTACCTATGATGTTGGCGGAATAACTTCTATACCTTGTGCTATAAGTACCATATTAGCAGGATTTGCTTCTGCATTAATATATAAAAAAGGAACAAAATACGGAAAGTGGTTCTATGGGTTTTTAGGCGGATTTGTTATGGAGAGTATTGAAATGTTTCTCATACTCATAATATCTAAGCCCTTCCCGGCAGCTTTGTCTATAGTAAAAAGCATATACTTACCAATGAGTTTTACAAACGCCTTTGGAATATCAATACTTATTATTATTATTGAAAAGTTATTTAAGGAAAAAGAACAGATAGCAGCAAAACAGGCCCAGCTAGCACTAGAAATTGCAAATAAAACCCTACCTTATTTCAGGGATATAAACAATGATTCTTTTAAGAAAATATGTTCAATAATAAAAGATTCTACTGGAGCCGCAGCTGTTGCTATAACAGACAAAACTACAATTTTAGCTCATGAAGGGCTTGGCGCGGATCATCATATATGCGGGCAGCCAATTCAAACTAATGCAACCTTAAAGGTTATTGATGATGGAATTATGCGCATCTTAAATTCTCCAAAAGAAATACAATGCTTCTGCAGGCACTGCTCGCTAAAGTCTGCCGTTGTAGCCCCACTTAAAGAAGGAGATGAAGTTATAGGCACACTGAAGCTTTATTATGCTAAGGAGAATGGTATTTCCTTTACTAACGAAAAGCTTGCTCTTGGCCTTTCTCAGCTTATATCTACTCAACTTGAGATAAGCAAGGTTGGAAAGTTAAGAGATATGGCAGCAAAAGCAGAGATAAAAGCTCTTCAGGCACAAATAAATCCTCATTTTCTCTTTAATGCCTTAAATACTATAGTATCTTTTATGAGATTTAATCCAAATGGAGCTCGTGAGTTAATAATTAATTTATCAACCTATTTAAGGCATAATATAGAAGAAAACAGTACTTTTGTTGACATAAGCAAGGAGCTTGAACAAGTAAAAGCCTACGTTGAGATTGAGAAAGCCCGCTTTGGAGACAAACTTCATGTACTTTATGATATAGATGAAACGCTGCATATGCAGATCCCTTCGCTTATAATTCAGCCGTTAGTTGAAAACTCTATAAAGCATGGCATTTTGAAAGGCTCTGGCTCTGGCAATGTTAAAATTCAAGTAAAAAAACACAACTTAGATGAAACGCTTATATCTGTTGAGGATGATGGCATAGGAATACCGCAGGAAATAATCGAAAGCATTTATGAAGGCAATCTTCCTGAAAATAAGATTGGACTTTCAAATGTTTATAATAGACTTCTCCATATATACGGCTCTAGTCTTAAAATAGAACGTCTTTCTAAAGGAACTAAAATAAGTTTTATCCTTCATAAGCTAAAGAAAGGAGACTAAATTTATGAATTGTATTATAGTTGATGACGAACTTCCTGCTATACAGGAACTAAGCTATTTTATTTCTAATTTCAGCTCAATAAAAATTACCGAGAAGTTTGACGACAGTATAAAAGCACTTGAATATATTCAAAATAATTTAGTTGATATAATTTTTCTTGATATTAATATGCCAAAGCTTGATGGTCTTGCTTTCAGCAGAGTGATAAATACTCAAAAGTCAAAACCTCTATTAGTTTTTATTACTGCTTATAGAGATTATGCTGTAGAGGCCTTTGAAGTAGCCGCCTTCGATTATATACTTAAACCTTATTCAGAAAACAGAATAGCAGATACTCTAAAAAGGCTTGAAGGCTGCTCTGTTGGCAAATGCAGCAACAACAAGCTTACAATATGGAAGAACGAAAAACTTTTCGTTCTAAATTTAACTGATATTTACTATTGCAGAGCTAATGAGCACGATGTTTTCATATATACAAAGTCTGAAGAATTTAAAATCACTTCAAGCATAGGGGAGCTGTATAAAAAACTGCCACAAGAAATCTTTTTTAAATGCCATAGATCTTATATAGTAAATTTGGATAAAATAACAGAAATTATACCTTGGTTTAATAATACCTACATGCTAAAACTTCAAGGAATAGTAGCCGAAGTTCCAGTAAGCAGGCACAATATTACACGATTTAAACACTTAATGGGCATATGAATGCATTTCATGTGCCCATTTTGTTATTTAACGAAATATTCAATGTAAACATATACATTTATTTTATAATTAACTTGTAAAATAAATTTTGTAGGAGGTTATTTTTATGGTATCATTCTTTTTATCTATTGCTGCCTTGCTTATAGGCTATTTTATTTACAGCAAAGTCGTGGAAAAAGCTTTCGGTGCAGACGATAGTGTCCAAACTCCAGCTGTTAGACTTGAAGATGGTGTTGACTTTGTTAAAATGCCCGCTTGGAAAATTTTCTTAATCCAATTCTTAAATATTGCTGGTACTGGCCCAATCTTCGGTGCTATAGCAGGTGCATTATGGGGTCCTGCTGCTTTCCTATGGATTGTATTAGGTTCAATATTTGCTGGTGGTGTTCACGACTATCTTTCGGGTATGCTTTCAGTAAGGCACGATGGAGCAAGTATTCCTGAGGTTGTTGGAAAGTATCTTGGACCAGGTTTTAAAAACTTCATGAGAGGCTTCTCTGTTGTTGTTCTAATTCTTGTGGGTGTTGTTTTCATAACCACTCCTGCAAATCTTTTAGCTTCATTAACACCTGCAGCTTTAGATGCAAAGTTTTGGGTATATGTTATATTTGCTTATTATATACTAGCTACATTAGTTCCAATAGACAAGCTTATAGGGAAGATTTATCCCATATTTGGTGTTTGTCTTCTGATAATGGCTTTAGGAGTATCAGGCGGTATAATATTTGGAGGGTATAAAATACCTGAAATTACCTTAACCAATTTACACCCTAAAAATCTTCCAATTTGGCCTCTTATGTTTATTTCAATAGCTTGCGGAGCTATATCAGGTTTCCACTCGACTCAATCCCCGCTTATGGCTAGATGTATAACTTCTGAAAAGCAAGGTAGAGCAATATTCTACGGAGCTATGATAGCTGAAGGCATTGTTGCTTTAATATGGGCAGCAGCTGCTATAGCTTTCTTTGGCAGTACAGGTGAACTTAGTGCTCAAATGAATGCCAATGGAGGACAAGGTTGGGTAGTAAGTACAATATCTAACACTCTTTTAGGCAAATTTGGGGGAGCGCTTGCAATACTAGGTGTTGTTGCCTGTCCTGTTACTTCTGGCGACACTGCCTTTAGAAGTGCTAGACTTACAATTGCAGATTTCCTTAATTACAAGCAAGGACCAATGAAAAACAGACTTATGATAACTGTTCCACTATTTGTTATAGGCTTTATTTTAACTAGAATAGATTTTAATATTCTTTGGAGATATTTTGCATGGTCTAATCAAACTTTAGCTATGATAGTGCTTTGGGCATCCGCTATGTATCTAGCTTTAAGAAAGCAAATTCACTGGATAGCTACGGTACCTGCAACCTTTATGACTGCAGTTTCAATAACTTACATTCTTGTTGCTCCAGAAGGCTTCAAGCTTTCAAGCACAATAGCTTACCCAATCGGTATAGCAGTTGCAATAGGAGCTCTTGCAGTATTTTTAACAGCTGCAAATAAGAAAACACAAGCTCAGTCATCTAAAGTGAGCGCATAGTAATTAAAAGCTGCGGTACAGCTTCTATGTAAACCGCAGCTTTAATTATTATAAAGGTTTTATATTAGACTTAAAGTACTTCATTGTGCTAAAATCAATTTGTAGCTTTAAATTTAAAATTATTTAGGGGTGGATGACTATGAATTACAAAGAAGTATTAAAAACAGCAAAGTCAAATTTAAATGGTAGCTGCAGAGTTTGTCCTGTATGTAATGGAAAGGTTTGCTCTGGAGAAATTCCTGGCATGGGTGGGAAAGGAACTGGAGAAGCCTTTACTATTAATATTGATGCTCTTAGAAAGCATAAGCTCAACATGAGAGTTCTTCACAATGCAAGCAATCCTGACACTTCAATAGAGTTATTTGGAAGGAAAATGAGAATACCTGTGTTTGCTGCTCCTGTATCTGGTACAACCCTTAATATGGGCGGAAAGTTTACTGAGCAGGAATACATATCCTGGGTAATCGATGGCTGCCTTAAAGCTGGGCTTTACCCAATGGTTGGCGATACAGCTGTAGATTCTTTCTTAATTACAAACCTGGAAGAACTCAAAAAGGCAGGCGGAGATGGAGTTGCATTTATAAAGCCTTGGAAAAACTCTGAAGTCATTAGTAAAATACGCCTTGCTGAAGAAGCAGGTGCTTATGCTGTTGGTATGGATATAGATGCTGCTGGTCTTATAACTCTGGCCCTTCACGGTAAGCCAGTGGGACCAAAAACTGTACAGGATATAAAGGAAATAGTTCAAAGCACAAAACTGCCTTTCATATTAAAAGGAATTATGACTCCTGACGAAGCTGAATTAGCCGTTGAAGCTGGTGTAGCAGCAATAGTTGTATCAAATCATGGTGGCAGAGTTCTGGATCAAACACCAGGAGTTGCAGATGTACTACCTGAAATATCAGCTAAAGTTAAGGGAAAGATAACTATACTTGCCGATGGCGGTGTAAGAAATGGTGTTGATGTGCTTAAAATGCTTGCTCTTGGGGCTGATGCAGTTCTAATTGGAAGACCTTTTGTTTCTGCTTCCTTTGGAGGTCAATCCGAGGGGGTTAAAATATATATCGACACTATAGCTGATGATTTAAGATCTGCTATGATACTAACTGGCTGTAATTCAGTGGCTGAAGTTACAGATAGGATTTTATTTAAATAATTTATTCCATATAAAAAAGAACAATTAACAGCTAATTGAAAGCTGTTAATTGTTCTTTTTTACTATATTTTAGGAATTATCTCATTCTGAAAAAAACTTCTAGCCGTAGTTCCTGAAACACTGAAAATCTTATCATCATCTACCATCACCGATACACTTTCAGTGCAGTGTCCCAAACAAAATACTGCTTTCAGTTCCACCCTATCAGATATATTATATTCTTCAATCATCTGCTGAAAAACGTTAAGAACATTATAGGAGCCTTTAATGTGACAGGCACTGCCTACACAAACACTTATAGTTACCATATCAACTACTCCCTTCCCTTATAATGAACATGAAGAAGCTCGTGAACCTTTCCCTTTAAAAGCCCTGAGTACAAGCTCATCATAACAGGATTCTCTTCTGAACGCTTTATACTACTCATTCTATCAGCTTCGTATAAGCCTGCCCCTCTCTTTATTTTTCCTTCGG
The genomic region above belongs to Clostridium swellfunianum and contains:
- a CDS encoding LytR/AlgR family response regulator transcription factor; the protein is MNCIIVDDELPAIQELSYFISNFSSIKITEKFDDSIKALEYIQNNLVDIIFLDINMPKLDGLAFSRVINTQKSKPLLVFITAYRDYAVEAFEVAAFDYILKPYSENRIADTLKRLEGCSVGKCSNNKLTIWKNEKLFVLNLTDIYYCRANEHDVFIYTKSEEFKITSSIGELYKKLPQEIFFKCHRSYIVNLDKITEIIPWFNNTYMLKLQGIVAEVPVSRHNITRFKHLMGI
- a CDS encoding sensor histidine kinase; translation: MINLLKGLVNNLSYIIIIAFIISNLSVFKKIIQKNEFGKVELIILSAIFSVFGILGTYSGTDVYGAIANTRIIGIMAGGILCGPFVGIVSGVVAGLHRFTYDVGGITSIPCAISTILAGFASALIYKKGTKYGKWFYGFLGGFVMESIEMFLILIISKPFPAALSIVKSIYLPMSFTNAFGISILIIIIEKLFKEKEQIAAKQAQLALEIANKTLPYFRDINNDSFKKICSIIKDSTGAAAVAITDKTTILAHEGLGADHHICGQPIQTNATLKVIDDGIMRILNSPKEIQCFCRHCSLKSAVVAPLKEGDEVIGTLKLYYAKENGISFTNEKLALGLSQLISTQLEISKVGKLRDMAAKAEIKALQAQINPHFLFNALNTIVSFMRFNPNGARELIINLSTYLRHNIEENSTFVDISKELEQVKAYVEIEKARFGDKLHVLYDIDETLHMQIPSLIIQPLVENSIKHGILKGSGSGNVKIQVKKHNLDETLISVEDDGIGIPQEIIESIYEGNLPENKIGLSNVYNRLLHIYGSSLKIERLSKGTKISFILHKLKKGD
- a CDS encoding alpha-hydroxy-acid oxidizing protein yields the protein MNYKEVLKTAKSNLNGSCRVCPVCNGKVCSGEIPGMGGKGTGEAFTINIDALRKHKLNMRVLHNASNPDTSIELFGRKMRIPVFAAPVSGTTLNMGGKFTEQEYISWVIDGCLKAGLYPMVGDTAVDSFLITNLEELKKAGGDGVAFIKPWKNSEVISKIRLAEEAGAYAVGMDIDAAGLITLALHGKPVGPKTVQDIKEIVQSTKLPFILKGIMTPDEAELAVEAGVAAIVVSNHGGRVLDQTPGVADVLPEISAKVKGKITILADGGVRNGVDVLKMLALGADAVLIGRPFVSASFGGQSEGVKIYIDTIADDLRSAMILTGCNSVAEVTDRILFK
- a CDS encoding (2Fe-2S) ferredoxin domain-containing protein codes for the protein MVTISVCVGSACHIKGSYNVLNVFQQMIEEYNISDRVELKAVFCLGHCTESVSVMVDDDKIFSVSGTTARSFFQNEIIPKI
- a CDS encoding carbon starvation CstA family protein, translated to MVSFFLSIAALLIGYFIYSKVVEKAFGADDSVQTPAVRLEDGVDFVKMPAWKIFLIQFLNIAGTGPIFGAIAGALWGPAAFLWIVLGSIFAGGVHDYLSGMLSVRHDGASIPEVVGKYLGPGFKNFMRGFSVVVLILVGVVFITTPANLLASLTPAALDAKFWVYVIFAYYILATLVPIDKLIGKIYPIFGVCLLIMALGVSGGIIFGGYKIPEITLTNLHPKNLPIWPLMFISIACGAISGFHSTQSPLMARCITSEKQGRAIFYGAMIAEGIVALIWAAAAIAFFGSTGELSAQMNANGGQGWVVSTISNTLLGKFGGALAILGVVACPVTSGDTAFRSARLTIADFLNYKQGPMKNRLMITVPLFVIGFILTRIDFNILWRYFAWSNQTLAMIVLWASAMYLALRKQIHWIATVPATFMTAVSITYILVAPEGFKLSSTIAYPIGIAVAIGALAVFLTAANKKTQAQSSKVSA